In Anolis carolinensis isolate JA03-04 unplaced genomic scaffold, rAnoCar3.1.pri scaffold_14, whole genome shotgun sequence, the following proteins share a genomic window:
- the LOC100566717 gene encoding zinc finger protein 229 — MHIAVNMEEKPYKCWECGKSFTRRDYLQLHERTHTGEKPYPCLECRKSFAQRGSLRKHQRTHTGEKPYKCQECGKSFSETSHLHSHYRTHTGEKPYTCQECGKSFTQSGDLHSHQRTHTGEKPYKCTECGKSFTRSGDLYKHQRTHTGEKPYTCQECGKSFTESGTLHAHQRTHAGEKPYTCQECGKSFTESGTLHAHQRTHAGEKPYTCQECGKSFTESGTLHAHQRTHTGEKPYTCQECGKSFTESGTLHAHQRTHTGEKPYTCQECGKSFTESGTLHAHQRTHAGEKPYTCQECGKSFSQSGDLHSHQRTHTGEKPYACPECGKSFSQSGSLHRHQRTHTGGKPYQCTECGKGFSEISHLCSHYRTHTGEKPYTCPECGKSFTRSGNLHSHRRTHTGENGGSRDTP; from the coding sequence ATGCATATTGCTGTGAATATGGaggaaaaaccctataaatgctgggagtgtggaaagagcttcactcggaGGGATTACCTGCAGTTAcatgaaaggacccacactggggagaaaccctatccaTGCCTGGAGTGCAGAAAGAGCTTCGCTCAGAGAGgaagtctacgtaaacatcaaaggactcacaccggggagaagccctataagtGCCAGGAATGCGGAAAGAGTTTTTCGGAAACTTCACATCTACATTCTCATTacagaactcacactggggagaagccctatacatgccaggagtgtgggaaaagcttcactcagagtggagatctacatTCCcaccaaaggactcacactggggagaaaccctacaagTGCAccgagtgtggaaagagcttcactcggagtggagatttatataaacatcaaaggacccacactggggagaagccctatacatgccaggagtgtggaaagagcttcaccgAGAGTGGAACTCTACatgcacatcaaaggactcacgctggggagaaaccctatacatgccaggagtgtggaaagagcttcaccgAGAGTGGAACTCTACatgcacatcaaaggactcacgctggggagaaaccctatacatgccaggagtgtggaaagagcttcaccgAGAGTGGAACTCTACatgcacatcaaaggacccacactggggagaagccctatacatgccaggagtgtggaaagagcttcaccgAGAGTGGAACTCTACatgcacatcaaaggacccacactggggagaagccctatacatgccaggagtgtggaaagagcttcaccgAGAGTGGAACCCTACatgcacatcaaaggactcacgctggggagaagccctacacATGCCaggagtgcggaaagagcttttCTCAGAGTGGAGacctacattcacatcaaagaacccacaccggggagaaaccctatgcgtgcccagagtgtggaaagagcttttctcagagtggaagtctacatagacatcaaaggacccacactggggggAAACCCTATCAATGCACAGAATGTGGAAAGGGCTTCTCTGAAATCTCACACCTGTGTTCTCATTACagaacccacactggggagaaaccctatacgtgcccggagtgtggaaagagcttcactcggaGTGGAAATCTCCATTCACATCGAAGGACACACACTGGGGAGAACGGTGGCAGCAGAGACACTCCCTGA